In Zygosaccharomyces rouxii strain CBS732 chromosome E complete sequence, the DNA window CGATCTAATTCctctttttgttttgttgtATTTTTAATCCTTTTGGTTCCTCCATATGTATTCTAGGAAGTCAGTTTCATTTgaattgcattttttttctcccTCTTCCACTTCGAACTTTATTTCTATGTAAtatttttacaattttatttatGTGACGACTGGTATGACTCTTTATACATAAGAGGTGATCAAGAGAATATATAATACGAAcagttttaatttttcaacgtAGCTGTAGCTGTCCTTcgtcctcttcttcttcttcgtttAAGGAAAAACACAATCGGAGAGTAATAAGAAAATGAAGTTTTCTAGTGTTCTCAAGCAAAGTGCTAAATATGCTGCCCATGTTCCCAAGAGTGGTGTATTTCCTCGAGGTTTCCAAGTCGGTTCCATAGCGTCTGGCGTTAAAAAGAATGGTAATTTAGATCTAGGTGTATTGGTCAATACCAACAAGTCTTATGAATCCTCGGCAGCTTCCGTCTTTACTACCAACAAATTTAAAGCTGCACCTGTTATATTATCTCAGAGAgttttagaagaaaaaaatggtaagGGTATTAATGCTATTGTAGTTAATTCCGGCTGTGCAAATTCCGTTACTGGTGAAGTTGGTCTTCAAGATGCTACTCAAATGGCCAAGCtgattgatgaaaaattgggtgCTACGAGTCCTTCTACACTTATTATGTCTACCGGTGTTATTGGTCAGAGATTACAGATGGATAAGATTAGTAAAGGTGTTTCACAGCTTTTTGCTAACAATTCCTTTGGTAGTGATTTCAACAGTTGGTTAAACATTGCTAAATCGATTTGCACTACTGATACTTTCCCAAAATTAATTACTTCAAATTTTACTCTAAAGAATGGTACTCAGTATACCTTAACTGGTATGGCTAAAGGTGCTGGTATGATTTGTCCTAATATGGCTACCTTGTTGGGTTTTATCGTTACAGATTTACCTATTGAGAGTAAAGCATTATCtaaaatgttgaaatttgCTACTGATCGTTCCTTTAACTGTATCTCAGTGGATGGTGATATGAGTACCAATGATACTATAAATATGATTGCAAATGGTGCCGTCAAGACAGATGAAATTACAGAGGATTCACCTGAATTTTTGCAAGTTCGTGACCAGGTGACTCAATTCGCCCAAAAATTAGCACAACTAGTGGTTCgtgatggtgaaggtgcAACTAAATTCGTCACCGTTAAAGTGCAAAACTCTTCAACATTTGCTGATGCTAAAATCATTGCAGAATCGATTTCAAACTCTATGCTTGTGAAGACTGCTCTTTATGGTAAGGACGCGAACTGGGGTCGTATTCTTTGTGCAATTGGTTATGCTAAACTGGACAATTTAGATTCTTTACAAACTGACAAATTAAACGTTAGCTTTGTCGCTACTGATAATTCAGAaccaagagaattgaaattgttggTCAATGGTGTTCCTCAGTTGAACATCGACGAGGAAAGAGCTTCACAGATCTTGGCATTACCTGATTTGGAAGTGCTCGTAGATCTTGGTACTGGTAACGAAGAAGCCCAATTCTGGACCTGTGACTTGTCCCACGAGTACGTTACAATCAATGGTGATTACCGTTCTTGAGAAAGGGGTTTGTAAAATACGTTTTTTATTTCataattataataataataatagtaatagtaataattataataCATTTGCTATATAAAAATCATGGAGTAAAAAAGTTATCTTACGATATATCATTTTGGGGATGGTAATTCTACTTGATCATTTAAATAGTTTATCAAACTTTGAGGGTCTAATAATGGAGCCTTGAAATATTGTCTCTTGGGCAGAATTGCTAACACATTAATGATATCCTCAGGAATAccaattttattcttttgcTTTTTATTTGATTGTAATTTGTCTTGAGTTTCACGAGTTCTCTTTAATGAAGATCCCGTTAATTCTGTCAAATCTGAAGATGACAATAGATCGTCTGCCAGATATGTTAGTTCTAATTCCTTTATCAGATTTTCCTCTTGAATTCTATAACGATCggtaaagatttcaatCATATTCTCCTGAGGAAATCTTTCGAAGAATCTATTCTCTAATGAATAAACGTTTTGTaaattaccaaattttgattcatAACTAatcattttcttgtaaatcgATTTTAAACCGGTTAAATCTTGAATCTTTTCTACTGAGGTTTCAAAAAGTGTCTTTATCTGTGAGTCTCTATTGAGCAGAATtaaaaaatccaaatatttgttCACGTAAAGAGCATCAGTTTGGAAATATTTGAGTCCCAATTCTAAAACTTTACATGGTGTTTTGTAGtcattttgattttgaaattccaaataGGCATTTTCGATATAAATATCATGGGTCAATATCCTTTTTAATTTACgacattttccaaataccATTCTTGCCGCTGATAATCCTGCCAACCTTTTCATCGCATTCATATACACACAAAACACGaatgtcaatttttttctttgcttGAAAACTGGCATGCTGTCGTCATCTTGCTCATTTGCCATAGCTTGGTAACCTTGCAATAACGCATTCGTACAATCTTCGAAACATCTTTTCACCTCATCAAATTTATTATCAGTTTCGTAGGACTCTGCAAGTTTAAAAGTTAAGGAGGGGGAATCCGAATTTGCCAAGACTGCAGTATATAATATCTGTTGACGTTCAGATACGTCCGGAATGTACATAGCATAGTCGTACCACATCTCTGCAGCAAAAAGCATGTATTGGACGCTTTGTTTGTAAATGTAAGTTATTCTTCTATTCAATAAATCCTGGTTCAATGACATTTTGTTCTCCTTTTCCCAATGGATCCAATTTAACCAGATTTGCAGTTGACTCGGATCCATTCCTTCCCCCGTTTGAGGAACGTTGTTTTTATTGGCTGTCGAAACACTAACTGGATATGACCTTCTTAACCCCTTTGTAATGTGAGACCACTCTTGATACAAAGATCTAGCTTTCATATATTCCGACgataattcaccaatgaATTTTCTAGCGGTTAATGAATTCACATCTTGTTCCCATTCAGTATAACGATTCCacattttttcaatattttcaaatggaACACAAAGCATCCTTTTGTAGAGGGTCCTAATCATATCTAATCGTTGTTGTTCCTCCCATTTATTGACAGGCTTCCATTGTTCCAAAAAGCTCAGATAATCGTTCCAAAATTGTGAGGACTTAGGTTCAAAAATTGCACATTTATCCATTACTAATTCAAATGCCTTTACTACAACTGCTCTTGCCTCTTGACCACCTGTAATTAAATTGTTTCTCCGGCGAACGTAATCCAAATAAGTAGACCATAATGGTAGATCGTTATTCGCCAATTTACCTGAAAGACATTGTGCTAACATTTTTTCCacgaattcaaattcatcccTTTGTAATTCTCCCTTCAACTGTAAAGTCCATAGTGGTGAATATGTGGGGAATTTATCATGTAAACTGTTATAAACTTCTCTTGACTCTTGAAAAGAATCCTTAGATTCGTAATACTGCACTAGCTCTAAATATGGTAATATATCTGCTGGATTTAACTCGATCTTACGACGAATTCCATTAACTATATCGTTATCACCTTCATTCCCTGGCAATCCATTTGGTTGGTTAGTCCCTACCGAAAGTTCAGGTGTAGCAGCACTAGACATCTCTAGGGGGGTCAGGGAAAGACGACTAAGGAGGTTATAGGCCGAGGGAAAAGGATCTTTTCTAACAAAGACCTTATTCCTTGAGATTGGGTTGGTAGTTCGTCGAGTTTCTCCGTATTACGGTGGTTGGTGCTCTTTCTACAGCTTGTATTGGTGATgatttggtgaaaaattctaagaTGCGGGT includes these proteins:
- the ARG7 gene encoding glutamate N-acetyltransferase (highly similar to uniprot|Q04728 Saccharomyces cerevisiae YMR062C ECM40 Mitochondrial ornithine acetyltransferase, catalyzes the fifth step in arginine biosynthesis; also possesses acetylglutamate synthase activity, regenerates acetylglutamate while forming ornithine); protein product: MKFSSVLKQSAKYAAHVPKSGVFPRGFQVGSIASGVKKNGNLDLGVLVNTNKSYESSAASVFTTNKFKAAPVILSQRVLEEKNGKGINAIVVNSGCANSVTGEVGLQDATQMAKLIDEKLGATSPSTLIMSTGVIGQRLQMDKISKGVSQLFANNSFGSDFNSWLNIAKSICTTDTFPKLITSNFTLKNGTQYTLTGMAKGAGMICPNMATLLGFIVTDLPIESKALSKMLKFATDRSFNCISVDGDMSTNDTINMIANGAVKTDEITEDSPEFLQVRDQVTQFAQKLAQLVVRDGEGATKFVTVKVQNSSTFADAKIIAESISNSMLVKTALYGKDANWGRILCAIGYAKLDNLDSLQTDKLNVSFVATDNSEPRELKLLVNGVPQLNIDEERASQILALPDLEVLVDLGTGNEEAQFWTCDLSHEYVTINGDYRS
- the RNA14 gene encoding cleavage polyadenylation factor subunit RNA14 (similar to uniprot|P25298 Saccharomyces cerevisiae YMR061W RNA14 Cleavage and polyadenylation factor I (CF I) component involved in cleavage and polyadenylation of mRNA 3' ends bridges interaction between Rna15p and Hrp1p in the CF I complex), which codes for MSSAATPELSVGTNQPNGLPGNEGDNDIVNGIRRKIELNPADILPYLELVQYYESKDSFQESREVYNSLHDKFPTYSPLWTLQLKGELQRDEFEFVEKMLAQCLSGKLANNDLPLWSTYLDYVRRRNNLITGGQEARAVVVKAFELVMDKCAIFEPKSSQFWNDYLSFLEQWKPVNKWEEQQRLDMIRTLYKRMLCVPFENIEKMWNRYTEWEQDVNSLTARKFIGELSSEYMKARSLYQEWSHITKGLRRSYPVSVSTANKNNVPQTGEGMDPSQLQIWLNWIHWEKENKMSLNQDLLNRRITYIYKQSVQYMLFAAEMWYDYAMYIPDVSERQQILYTAVLANSDSPSLTFKLAESYETDNKFDEVKRCFEDCTNALLQGYQAMANEQDDDSMPVFKQRKKLTFVFCVYMNAMKRLAGLSAARMVFGKCRKLKRILTHDIYIENAYLEFQNQNDYKTPCKVLELGLKYFQTDALYVNKYLDFLILLNRDSQIKTLFETSVEKIQDLTGLKSIYKKMISYESKFGNLQNVYSLENRFFERFPQENMIEIFTDRYRIQEENLIKELELTYLADDLLSSSDLTELTGSSLKRTRETQDKLQSNKKQKNKIGIPEDIINVLAILPKRQYFKAPLLDPQSLINYLNDQVELPSPK